One Triticum dicoccoides isolate Atlit2015 ecotype Zavitan chromosome 3B, WEW_v2.0, whole genome shotgun sequence genomic window, ACGCTAGGACGCATATAGCCATCCAACAGCACTCGGTGCAATTTTTTAGTGTTTGGTTTGTGCGACGCTGGATCGTGACGGCGCTCTCGACTCGCACACGCGTCAACTGGCTGCCACGTGCTTTCGTGGGACCCGCCCACCGCCCCCGGCGCATCCGCTTTTCCTTGCCGGTCGAGTCGTTCGACCCCATTTTCCTCATCGCAGCTGGTCCTCCTCATTTTCCCCATTTTCCTCATCGCATCTggtcctcctcctctcctctcccccatCCACCTCACATCACCACGCAGCTCTGCTCTTCCTATCCATCCAGCAAACGCACACAAATGGCTTGGCGTTGCCCCCCGCCACCCCCCAACCTGGAGTGTGCGCGGCCGTCAAGACCAGAGGACGCCATGGGCGCCTGCCTTGGAGCTCCCCTGCCATGGACCTGATCTGGCCGTCAACTCGCCACCCCATGCGTGCTCCGGATCCGGCCGATCCCGCGCCACTCATGCCCTGGTGGCCCTGCCGACATCGTCGCCTAGGTGAGCAGCAGCTGCACTGCGACGTTGCCCGCCTCCTGtctccctctctatctctcccCTATCTCTCTCTGAACCCTCTCTATTTTCTTCAACAGGAAGACCACCATGCCCGCTGCAGGAGCTTCGAGCCGGATCTGGGCCCTCTCCGACCTCCCTCGCCGTCCTTCATCCGTTCCCGATATCCTCCCGGCGCCAGGAGCTCAGGCGAGCGCCGCCACAAGACCCTGCCTCCTCTGCCCCGTAGCCCGCCATGGAGGTCGCCGCCTCTCCCGTCTCGATCCGTCTGCGGCCGGATCCACGGCGGAGCAGCCGAGATCCGCCGCCCGTTCCGCGACGCCTCGGCCCGCCAAGGCCAGCGCCGAGGCCGACAAGGCGCGCAGGAAGGCCAAGGCCCTCACCAAGCAGCGGGAGGACTTGCGGGCTAGGCTTGCCTACCGCAAGCACGCCCGCGAGCTCACCTCCATGCCGGCCAAGGCCACCGCTGCGACGCCAGTTCTTTTTTTTACGAATAGTTTCCCAGATCCACTTAAtagggactgcgggttgatttcgcGGAAACAGAGGGACTTTTTTGTAAAATAGgcgacgacgtacgaccagaaaccctacatgctttattattattaggtagagatagaGAGGTAGAGAGGTAAAGATTTCTTATCCAACAATGTTCAAAGCAAGCTTTTTTTTCCTAGGGAAATGTTCAAAGCAAGTTTGTTACGAGGAGTCGAGGATTACCTTCCGCAGTTTTGAGTATCTTACACGCAGCTTGTAACGAAGAAAATGATATGTGTGGACCCACATTAGAAAGTAAATTATTTTGCCGAAGTTTCTAGTATACAGCAGAAAAGAACCTAGCATGTAAACTTTTACAAATTTGTTTTGATTCTAGCTAGATGTTTGTGTATACCAACCGCTAGCATCGATAGATCTTTTGATGAATTGTTTGGTAAAAGAAAGTCAAAATAAACGAAATGTGGTCATACTTGAATGATTGTTGGCAGGTTACATTTCCTCAGTGATAATTTTTGTATCTCACTTCCAAAGCCCTTGAGAATCATAAGGTTATGCTGTAACTTTTGTGGATTATTATGTACTAGCCTATATACATTCTTAAATATTGTaccccctccgtcctaaaataagtgtctcaactttatactagctctagtacaaatttgtactaagctcaagacacttattttaggacggagggagtagtaggatTTATTTTTCGAAAAGGATCAAATACTTTAAGATGTTGTTAGAAAACCATTTGTTCTTTCATCATTGCTACCACATACTTTTCTCTTTCTCTTGCATATCATCCCTTACAGAAATCTTTAGTTCGTCACAAAACACGATCTGGGGATTCCAGATTACAACCACGGACCTGCTTATTAAACCAGAACATGACACCAACTCCACTCCACGTACAATTAAACATCCAAATACTCAGTGGAAGTTGTTGAGCCTCCTGCAGTTCTTCCTGATCTCCCCCTTGGACCCTGTGAGCGGCGAGATGTTGCCCATGTTCACCATGGACTGCGCGAAGTGCTGGAAGAAGAGATGCACGTCGTTGGCGTACGCCTTGACGAGCGCAGCCGTCTCGGCGCTCTTGGTGAGCAGCACCTCGTCGGAGCTGAGGAGGCCCCTGCCGGCGAGGATGTTCTTGAAGTAGAAGTTGTCAAACTTGGTAGAGCTGACGGCGTCGAGCGGGAAGAGGTTGTTGTCGCCGCCGGAGCGGGGGCAGCCCTGCCTCAGCTGCGCCGCGAAGGACACGTCCAGCGTGCTGTCGGCGAGGCCGTTGCCCGACTGGTTGTACAGCCTCTGCCGGAAGCTGGTGCAGCGGGAGAGGCCGATGGTGTGGCCGCCTGAGAGCGCGACGACGTCCACGACGTTGAGGCCGAGGCGCTTGaacttggtgatgatggtggggagGGTGTTGTTGGGTGCCGGGATGTCGTTGTTGGAGCCCTGGATGCTCGCGCCCAGAGAGTCCCTCCGCCCCAGGGGCACCTCCCAGTACGGGCCACCGACCTGCATGTTAATTAGGGTCACACGTGCTGGCTTGATTGATCGGCTTGCGAGAGGAGAGGAAAGGTGGTGAACATACGAGGATGGTGGAGTcgcgggcggcgagggcgaggatgtcggcgcaggagacggtGCCGGGGCAGGCGGTCTCGAGGGCCACCTTGATCTCGTCGACGACCTCGAAGCCCCTGATGGAGTTTCTGTTGGGGTTGGACCCCTTCTCGCTGACGATGTTGGTGCTGTTGTCCAGCAGCACGGACGCGTCGCACCCCTAGAAAACGGGAAAATATTGTCGGAAGAGACATATTTGTCACAAGAACATTCCACAGAGGCAGCATTATTGTACTTGCATTGGATTAATCAATCACTCTCCCAGTGGAAAGAAGAACGGAGCAATCATTGTATCGATGATTATTGCTACGTTGGTAGGATATAGCTTAATCACCGTTTAACAGTTAGCCTAAAACCTAGAGTACAGATTCTTCCATGCAGCTGTGCTGAGGATAGCTTTTCCAATTCTAACAGGTGGAAATTTGCACGTTGAGCTATGTGTTGGAATAGCTAATTAAAGTTAGCAAATaaaatgcgcatcttattcttatgGTGCTCAAAGTATGGAGATACCTTGACAAAGCAGTCATGGAAATGCAGCCTGACGAGGGAGGCGGCCATCCTGGTCTCCCTGGCCACGGCCTGCGCCACCATGGAGTGCACGATCTCCTTGGCCTTGGGGCACGAGTGGTCGTAGAACTGCGGGAACAGGCCCCCGTAACCCGGGTTGCCGACCACGGCGCCGGCGAGGAGCAGCGGGGACACGAGGCACAGCGCAACCAGGCAAACCATGGAGGTCGCCATTGATGGATGGATGTGAGGAAACTACGTTGCTTTGCACTAGGTTGAGAAGAGACCTGCTAGGTGCTAGCTGCTGCTTCTCTTGTTGTGGGTGGGTGGTGAGATGAAGTGAAGATGGagtgggtttatatagcaggcaggAGGATGgaaggaagggaagagaggagtggTTTGCAGCAGAGGAGACGCCGACACGGTGAGGTGCAGGTGCAGCAGCCAGCAGGGTTGTTAGGCATATCGAGTAGAGTAGCTGAGCTTAGCTAGGCACCGTTGTCAACTGCTTCAGCAATAATTCTGCCATCAAGCAACTCCCAAGTCTTTAAAACTCGCTCCCAAGCCAAGGCTTAAGACTGCATGCTGTTAGTCTTACTTTTAGCGTCTCCAAGATGAACCTTCCGTAAGCTTAGGTTGGAGCATGCAATAGACCAGGGGAGTCGTCAGAGGTCTCACTTTAACTCCAACCATATTTAACTAGCAACGAGCAGAACGTGGGAATACAAGGTAATTAATCATCATATGTGAAATCATTGCCAACAAAGTAGGCGCGTATAGGCAAAAGTAAAGGTTTTTGCTTCCAAACTAATGCTGCTACTTTTTTGTTATAAGCAAATATGGTTACTTACAGGTTGGACGCGCGGTCCGCAATATTGATTAGTGCAGCTCCGTGTAGTGCACGCATGACTGTGTTGGCATGGCGGGTTTTCTTATTTTTTGCTTGGGCGATCGGTCGATCATTCAACCTACACTACTTGTCTGGACTCGCGTACCGAATCCGGTCGGTCAAAGTGGATGACGTACCAACTCTGGATGACACGGGACACGTACGCTTGGCCTACGTACATGTCGCCAGGAGCAGGTTAATTCCAGGAAGGACTTGTGTTCCAACTCTTCTTCAAGGAAACAGCGTGCATGCCTACATGCTGTTACCTGCTACTGTAAGCGGGACAATATTTttcttttcgaaacggaggcaaaagatttgcctcattcatTAAATAAGAAAGAAGTGTTTTAGAGTGTTACAAATGACCCATATGCCCGGCATGGCAACTACTCGCGCACAAGAATACACACCAGTTTTTTAGCTCCCGCGAGAACCCAAAGCTTGATGTCGTTGATGATAGCACGGAGAAGGACCGGAGGCGGTGTGCTCTTGTGTCGGAAGACCCGAGCATTACGCTCGTTCCAGATCGTCCAAGAGACTAGCATTGTAAGTGAGGCCAAGGCTCGTCGGTTTGGGTTTTGCAAGCAGGTTCGCTTTTCCCACCATTCCAAAACGGATCCATCCAAATGCCAAGAGGAGGTGTCCATGTGCGCTAGACCAAATCAAGGATGACCGAGTTCCATAGCCTTATGGTGTAGCGGCATTTGTAGAAGAGGTGTGCACCCGTCTCGCCAACACGTTTGCAAAGCGGGCAAAGTCCACAGTTTTGAAAACCGCGCCGCTCCAATCTGTCGGCTGTCCAAATCCGGTCTTGGATAGCCAACCAAGCAAAAAATTTGATCTTAGGAGGGGCCCAAGCCTTCCATATCATAAAGTCCATGGGCGAAAGTGTCAGTCCAAGAAACTGAGCCTTGTAGGCGGTGGCCGTGGAGTAGGACCCGTCGTTGGCGTGTTTCCAAATAATGTCATCGTCAGTATGTTGATCCAAGTGTAGGTCATGCACAAGCATCCATAACGTGAAGAATTGGAGGATGTGGGCACCGGAGACGATGGTGTTGCGACCGATCTTAAGAATCCAAGCATCTCCATGGAGGGCCTCACGCACCTTCCAGTTCTTGCGCGTGGAGGCCTCATAAATCAAAGGGGCAATGTCCTTCGGTTTCCGCCCAAGAAGCCATGGGGAATCCCAAAAAGGTGTTTTGGCACCGTTGCCCAAAATGATGGTCGTTGAGGCATAGAAGGAGTCCATGTCCTCCTCCGTGCAAGGGTTCCCAAGCCCCACCCAAAGCTTGTTTGGCTCCTTCCATTCATACCATAGCCACCTAAGACGTAAGGCCCGAGCAAACTTGTCAGTGTCTAGAACCCCAAGGCCTCCATACTCCTTGGGGCGGCAAACCACCTTCCAATTCACTTTACATTTGACACCGGTTGTCTTATCCGATCCAGACCAAAGGAAAGCCCTCTCCAATTTGTTGATGTTGTGAAGAGAGCATGGTGGCACGATGAGAGGTGTGATGGCATACACTGCTTGGGAGGCAATAACCGATCTGACAAGTGTCGTGCGCCCGATGGTGGTGATGTTTTGGCCGTCCCAGGAGGCAAGCTTGCTGGCCGCCTTGCCAGGGgacaatatttttgatattttgcaAAAGAGACCCCTAGATTTTTGCAATTGGGTCGCTGCCCTCCTCTTGACCGCCACTTCTAAGGATGTTTGTCAATGAAATTTCCGGTGCCCGGATCAAACATGGGAGGGGGCTGCGGCAAGGTGACCCGCTTCCTCTTCTCTTTGTCATagtccttagagcatctctagcagactacTTATTTCGCGGGCCTTTAAAACCTTGATTAGGGTCGTAAAAACATGTTTTAAGGGTAGATTTTACCTCCCGCAGAACAGATCCTGCAAACGGCACTGTAAAAATGAATATTCCTCTCAGAGATGCTCACCGCCGTCCTCCTCTGCCTCCCCTCCCCATTCCCCGCCGTCCCCCGAACGCCCCCAACGGCGGCCGATCACATCCTCGAGGTGGCGCTCaacccggccgcctcgccccgcccttCTCCGGCCCCAAATCGAACCGGCGGCGGCCAATTCCGGTGAGGTATGCGGTGGAATTGCGGCGGCGCGTCCTTTAAGAAAAAGGCTTCAGGAAAGAGTCCAATGCTGGGGCAAACAGCACAAGCAtgccaaaaaaaataaaagagaaagaagagagaaaATAAAGTTAATAGCATCGAATCGACGAAAACGACGATAACCCAAAACCGTTGCGCCCGATACAACAAAGAGTCCAATGCTGGGGCAAACAGCACAAGCATGCCaaaaaaacaaaagagaaagaagagagaaaATAAAGTTAATAGCATCGGATCGACGAAAACGACGATAACCCAAAACCGTTGCGCCCACCGGAGATGTACCACCTCGCTCCAGACACCTCGAACCTTcgcataccaagcaacaccttcaggaaggaacacgacaacgacgacgctgctgcccggacaggtcctagggtttcccccggtacacggagGGGCGTGGGGAAGGGGAAGatccgacgcccttcaggaaggaacAATGGCGCCCACGGGCGTCACCGCGTCGGTGCCGGCAAGCCGGCCCGGATTTCTCCCATCCACCAAACACCCACAACCCCAAACGGTCCGACGCGCTCCACCAGACAAGCCACCCACGAACGTGTGCCACCACGATCTTGCCATCATCACCGCCGCCTCACCGTGGTCATCGAAGCGAGACCGACGAGAACGAGAGGGAGCAGCCGGGAACAAGGAACGACAGCGAGAGCAACCACGCCGGAGGAGAGAACCTCCACTGCCATCGGCGGTCACTGACCGGACGCGGCAAGGGGAGCGTACCAGGACGCGGCGGCGCGTCCTTCCCGACGAGGTTTGACCGGTATAAGGGCCACCCTCAGTTTGGCCTTCGAGCCTTCAAATATATGGATCTCGGGTGTGGGTTCTCGGTGCCCTTTAAAATATTTAGGGGTCGGACCACTTTTACTGGATCTGTTATATGGACACTTTTTTCGATCAAAACCTTAAAACCTGAAATTTTTAAGGGTTTGACAGCTTTTAAGGAGTCTGCTAGAGATGCCCTTACACAAACTCCAAAGAGCATACATAACATGACGACCTTGCTTAATTTTTTCTCCT contains:
- the LOC119275775 gene encoding peroxidase 72-like is translated as MATSMVCLVALCLVSPLLLAGAVVGNPGYGGLFPQFYDHSCPKAKEIVHSMVAQAVARETRMAASLVRLHFHDCFVKGCDASVLLDNSTNIVSEKGSNPNRNSIRGFEVVDEIKVALETACPGTVSCADILALAARDSTILVGGPYWEVPLGRRDSLGASIQGSNNDIPAPNNTLPTIITKFKRLGLNVVDVVALSGGHTIGLSRCTSFRQRLYNQSGNGLADSTLDVSFAAQLRQGCPRSGGDNNLFPLDAVSSTKFDNFYFKNILAGRGLLSSDEVLLTKSAETAALVKAYANDVHLFFQHFAQSMVNMGNISPLTGSKGEIRKNCRRLNNFH